From the genome of Helicoverpa zea isolate HzStark_Cry1AcR chromosome 1, ilHelZeax1.1, whole genome shotgun sequence, one region includes:
- the LOC124633755 gene encoding uncharacterized protein LOC124633755: protein MALLYRATRLKDRADTHVFTFVVTRSATREPDRDVTSKDFCCAHQRWAVAFSRTDASLGVYLVWRGACEGMRVYVDFTFTLLSRDHFTANEGFSGKQVRFSAGCAAQGRGRCVSIAELNTKFADARGEFQLELSMSRVRTLYSCELRAPRLDTPPIAFAGFDWQVSATGGGGKEPLTLRLMRLSGEGQRCRVRYALALGEGERRLHSGPLECVCDADGRTPPWNPRPPSRLLTKGVRLTVELVWARALAELAVPAAGRAATCYDRDKQAWAVRCDMHSEMVRLHMLYRDVHHVPRNHLRYVSWSAWLVRTGAAAGEPDAEELPGAPFEHYYAQDSADEGLMMETALRVEDMSRPGSAFLHPGGELRVRLEWGDTYLLFQATYHVYDDLCRLHAHQMRREIAVLQAENYSLERQLFSYQKSLAYAQAQAGEPAVAEASGRRSPAERSLSTDTEYA from the exons ATGGCGCTGCTGTACCGCGCGACGCGGCTCAAGGACCGCGCCGACACCCACGTGTTCACCTTCGTGGTGACGCGCTCCGCCACGCGCGAGCCCGACCGCGATGTCACCTCCAAGGACTTCTGCTGCGCGCACCAGCGCTGGGCAGTCGCCTTCAGCCGCACGGATGCGTCGCTCG GTGTGTACTTGGTATGGCGCGGTGCGTGCGAAGGCATGCGTGTGTACGTCGACTTCACGTTCACGCTACTTAGCCGTGATCACTTCACAGCAAATGAGGGGTTTTCTGGCAAACAAGTGCGCTTCAGCGCAGGCTGCGCAGCGCAAGGAAGGGGTCGTTGCGTTTCCATCGCAGAACTCAATACCAAGTTCGCAGATGCACGCGGAGAGTTCCAACTTGAGCTCAGCATGTCGAGAGTGCGCACTCTATACTCTTGTGAACTGCGCGCACCCCGCCTTGACACTCCACCCATAGCTTTCGCCGGCTTCGACTGGCAGGTGTCGGCTACCGGCGGCGGGGGCAAAGAGCCGCTGACTCTACGGCTCATGAGATTATCTGGCGAAGGACAGCGATGCCGAGTTAGATATGCTCTTGCTCTCGGCGAGGGTGAGAGGAGATTACACTCGGGTCCACTTGAATGTGTGTGTGACGCTGATGGCCGCACACCGCCTTGGAATCCTCGCCCACCATCACGGCTTCTAACTAAAGGTGTTCGGCTGACGGTAGAGCTGGTATGGGCGCGGGCTCTGGCCGAGCTGGCAGTGCCGGCGGCGGGGCGTGCGGCTACTTGCTATGACCGCGACAAGCAGGCGTGGGCAGTGCGATGCGATATGCACTCGGAGATGGTGCGCTTGCACATGCTATATCGCGACGTGCATCATGTACCACGAAATCACTTGCGTTACGTAAGCTGGTCGGCCTGGCTGGTGCGGACGGGAGCGGCGGCCGGGGAGCCCGATGCCGAGGAACTACCTGGAGCACCCTTCGAACACTACTATGCACAAGATAGTGCTGATGAAGGGTTGATGATGGAGACGGCACTGCGTGTCGAGGACATGTCGCGTCCCGGCAGCGCTTTCTTGCACCCTGGAGGTGAACTACGTGTACGCCTCGAGTGGGGCGATACTTATCTACTTTTTCAAGCTACTTATCATGTCTATGATGACCTTTGTCGGCTACACGCGCATCAAatgag GCGCGAGATAGCCGTACTTCAGGCGGAGAACTACTCATTGGAGCGGCAGCTGTTCAGCTACCAGAAGAGCCTGGCGTACGCGCAGGCGCAGGCGGGCGAGCCGGCGGTGGCGGAAGCGAGCGGGCGGCGCTCCCCCGCGGAGCGCTCGCTCTCCACCGACACGGAGTATGCGTGA
- the LOC124633764 gene encoding uncharacterized protein LOC124633764 has protein sequence MAQGKLKVKSKLPAGAKSKKNKAKAGKAVTKRPNAPVKSKSAAERNKMKTNVSKMVNAAAEQQLRALATTTPQLSEAQKRVAAAPTAPAPAK, from the coding sequence ATGGCTCAAGGCAAATTAAAAGTCAAGAGTAAGTTACCTGCTGGTGCGAAATCAAAGAAGAATAAGGCTAAGGCAGGCAAAGCGGTGACGAAGCGTCCAAACGCGCCTGTTAAAAGCAAGTCTGCGGCCGAAAGGAATAAGATGAAGACGAATGTGTCTAAGATGGTGAATGCTGCAGCTGAGCAGCAGTTACGAGCCCTGGCTACCACCACGCCGCAGTTGTCGGAGGCACAAAAGCGAGTCGCCGCGGCTCCCACAGCGCCGGCACCTGCGAAATaa